A single genomic interval of Megalobrama amblycephala isolate DHTTF-2021 linkage group LG15, ASM1881202v1, whole genome shotgun sequence harbors:
- the LOC125247305 gene encoding histone H2B, translating into MPEPAKSAPKKGSKKAVTKTAGKGGKKRKRSRKESYAIYVYKVLKQVHPDTGISSKAMGIMNSFVNDIFERIAGESSRLAHYNKRSTITSREIQTAVRLLLPGELAKHAVSEGTKAVTKYTSSK; encoded by the coding sequence ATGCCTGAACCAGCAAAGTCCGCGCCTAAGAAGGGCTCCAAGAAGGCTGTCACGAAGACCGCCGGTAAGGGAGGAAAGAAGCGCAAGAGGTCCAGGAAGGAGAGCTACGCTATCTACGTCTACAAAGTCCTGAAGCAGGTTCATCCTGACACCGGCATCTCTTCCAAGGCGATGGGCATCATGAACTCTTTCGTCAACGACATCTTCGAGCGCATCGCCGGTGAGTCGTCTCGTCTCGCTCACTACAACAAGCGCTCCACCATCACTTCTAGAGAGATCCAGACCGCCGTGCGTCTGCTGCTGCCCGGAGAGCTGGCCAAACACGCCGTGTCCGAGGGCACCAAGGCCGTCACCAAGTACACCAGCTCCAAGTAG
- the LOC125247306 gene encoding histone H2B, which produces MPEPAKSAPKKGSKKAVTKTAGKGGKKRKRSRKESYAIYVYKVLKQVHPDTGISSKAMGIMNSFVNDIFERIAGESSRLAHYNKRSTITSREIQTAVRLLLPGELAKHAVSEGTKAVTKYTSSK; this is translated from the coding sequence ATGCCTGAACCAGCAAAGTCCGCGCCTAAGAAGGGCTCCAAGAAGGCCGTCACGAAGACCGCCGGTAAAGGAGGAAAGAAGCGCAAGAGGTCCAGGAAGGAGAGCTACGCTATCTACGTCTACAAAGTCCTGAAGCAGGTTCATCCTGACACCGGCATCTCTTCCAAGGCGATGGGCATCATGAACTCTTTCGTCAACGACATCTTCGAGCGCATCGCCGGTGAGTCGTCTCGTCTCGCTCACTACAACAAGCGCTCCACCATCACTTCTAGAGAGATCCAGACCGCCGTGCGTCTGCTGCTGCCCGGAGAGCTGGCCAAACACGCCGTGTCCGAGGGCACCAAGGCCGTCACCAAGTACACCAGCTCCAAGTAG
- the LOC125247316 gene encoding histone H3-like translates to MARTKQTARKSTGGKAPRKQLATKAARKSAPATGGVKKPHRYRPGTVALREIRRYQKSTELLIRKLPFQRLVREIAQDFKTDLRFQSSAVMALQEASEAYLVGLFEDTNLVVLNMSGRGKGGKGLGKGGAKRHRKVLRDNIQGITKPAIRRLARRGGVKRISGLIYEETRGVLKVFLENVIRDAVTYTEHAKRKTVTAMDVVYALKRQGRTLYGFGG, encoded by the exons ATGGCAAGAACTAAGCAGACCGCTCGTAAATCCACCGGTGGCAAAGCCCCGAGGAAGCAGCTCGCTACCAAAGCCGCCCGTAAGAGCGCTCCGGCCACCGGCGGCGTCAAGAAGCCCCATCGTTACAGGCCCGGGACCGTGGCTCTCCGAGAGATCCGCCGTTATCAGAAGTCCACCGAGCTGCTGATCCGCAAACTGCCCTTCCAGCGGCTGGTCCGAGAAATCGCTCAGGACTTCAAGACGGATCTGCGCTTCCAGAGCTCCGCTGTCATGGCCCTGCAGGAGGCCAGCGAGGCTTATTTGGTCGGTCTGTTTGAGGACACCAACCT AGTTGTGTTAAACATGTCTGGAAGAGGCAAAGGCGGTAAAGGGCTCGGAAAAGGAGGCGCCAAGCGTCACCGTAAAGTTCTGCGCGATAACATCCAGGGAATCACCAAACCCGCCATCCGTCGTCTCGCTCGCCGTGGCGGTGTCAAGCGCATCTCCGGTCTGATCTACGAGGAGACCCGCGGAGTGTTGAAGGTGTTTCTGGAGAACGTCATCCGCGATGCCGTCACCTACACCGAGCACGCCAAGAGAAAGACCGTGACCGCCATGGATGTTGTGTACGCGCTGAAGCGACAGGGACGCACTCTGTACGGCTTCGGAGGATAA
- the LOC125247295 gene encoding histone H2A-like encodes MSGRGKTGGKTRAKAKTRSSRAGLQFPVGRVHRLLRKGNYAERVGAGAPVYLAAVLEYLTAEILELAGNAARDNKKTRIIPRHLQLAVRNDEELNKLLGGVTIAQGGVLPNIQAVLLPKKTEKPAKSK; translated from the coding sequence ATGAGTGGAAGAGGCAAAACCGGAGGAAAAACAAGAGCCAAGGCTAAGACTCGCTCATCCAGGGCAGGACTGCAGTTCCCCGTCGGCCGTGTTCACAGGCTTCTCCGCAAAGGCAACTACGCCGAGCGCGTCGGTGCTGGTGCTCCTGTTTATTTGGCGGCTGTGCTCGAGTATCTTACCGCTGAGATCCTGGAGTTAGCTGGAAATGCCGCTCGGGACAACAAGAAGACCCGCATCATCCCCCGTCATCTGCAGCTGGCGGTGCGCAACGACGAAGAGTTGAACAAACTTCTGGGCGGAGTGACCATCGCTCAGGGCGGTGTGCTGCCCAACATCCAGGCTGTGCTGCTGCCCAAGAAGACCGAGAAACCCGCCAAATCTAAGTAA
- the LOC125247312 gene encoding histone H1-like gives MAETAPAPAAAAPAKAPKKKSAAKAKKAGPGVGELIVKAVSASKERSGVSLAALKKAIAASGYDVEKNNSRVKIAIKSLVTKGTLVQVKGTGASGSFKLNKQKAETKKKPAKKAAPKAKKPAAKKPAAAKKPKSAAAKKPAAKKSPKKAKKPAATAAKKATKSPKKAKKPAAAKKAAKSPKKAKAAKPKAAKPKAAKPKKAAPKKK, from the coding sequence ATGGCAGAAACCGCTCCAGCCCCGGCTGCTGCCGCCCCGGCCAAAGCGCCCAAGAAGAAGTCAGCTGCGAAAGCCAAGAAAGCAGGTCCAGGCGTCGGTGAGCTCATCGTCAAAGCTGTGTCCGCATCCAAGGAGAGGAGCGGCGTGTCCCTCGCCGCCCTGAAGAAAGCTATCGCCGCCAGCGGCTACGACGTGGAGAAGAACAACTCCCGCGTTAAGATCGCCATCAAGAGCCTGGTGACTAAAGGCACCCTGGTGCAGGTCAAAGGGACCGGTGCTTCCGGCTCATTCAAGCTCAACAAGCAGAAAGCCGAGACCAAGAAGAAGCCGGCCAAGAAAGCGGCTCCTAAAGCGAAGAAGCCCGCGGCCAAGAAACCCGCTGCTGCCAAGAAGCCCAAGAGCGCAGCGGCAAAGAAGCCCGCCGCGAAGAAATCACCCAAGAAGGCCAAGAAACCCGCTGCCACAGCCGCTAAGAAGGCGACGAAGAGCCCCAAGAAGGCAAAGAAGCCAGCAGCCGCTAAGAAAGCAGCCAAGAGCCCCAAAAAGGCCAAGGCGGCTAAACCTAAGGCGGCAAAGCCTAAAGCCGCCAAGCCTAAAAAGGCAGCGcccaaaaagaaataa
- the LOC125247942 gene encoding piggyBac transposable element-derived protein 4-like: MVRHAPQEDLLMTVDSEEEFSSSSEDDEDIDDEGLHFEEGFDPDTFSDECENDSGQIPVGKRDRNLSWKAETDVDINPETLRFLPARKPGPQSSLADSHSPMSLFKLFFSESAVSNLCHNTNAQAARALAKGRKYSWTDVSADEMYRYIGLVFYMATVKMSSIADYWRQDSLFSLHLPATVMSRDRYRTISWNLHMSHPDADKENDKKRGTAEHDQLFRIRPLLDTIRIACKTFYHPRRSLAVKERLVACRANAGMTRFTKPKPTKLGFKFFVLADSSNEYTVDLSVYTGKNSFPTGHGISYNAVKSLLDKKALGSGYHVYMDDFFTSPKLLTDLLSMKFGACGTYRDYRRGFPQSASNSLTKKSTRGSIRWIRDGPLVCVKWMDKKEVSVCSTIHAAYTGDRVQRKVKAQDTWRTKTFPCPSPVTAYNHHMAGVDLSDQLLEYFTAQHKTMKWYRKVFLHFLDIAATNAFILHKELHGNMTHKEFMEQLVADLCGVSQKEAPKQTSIDHVPVPGAELTSDVRKIATSGRRICAHCKAVFGKKQQTPWKCQACDVHLCLQLNRNCFQEWHKSV; the protein is encoded by the exons ATGGTTCGTCACGCACCCCAGGAAGATCTCCTGATGACTGTAGACAGCGAGGAAGAGTTCAGTTCTTCATCAGAAGATGATgaagacattgatgatgaagGCCTGCACTTTGAGGAGGGCTTTGATCCAGACACATTTTCTGATGA ATGTGAGAATGACAGCGGACAGATACCTGTTGGAAAGAGAGACAGGAATCTGTCATGGAAAGCAGAAACTGATGTTGACATTAATCCAGAGACTCTGAGATTCCTGCCTGCACGGAAACCTGGGCCGCAGTCGAGTCTCGCTGACTCTCACTCCCCTATGAGTCTTTTCAAACTGTTTTTCTCAGAGAGCGCCGTGTCAAATCTGTGCCACAACACAAACGCTCAGGCTGCCAGGGCACTTGCAAAGGGTCGCAAATACAGTTGGACAGATGTCAGCGCTGACGAGATGTACCGCTACATTGGACTCGTTTTCTACATGGCCACGGTGAAGATGAGCTCCATCGCTGACTACTGGCGGCAGGACAGTCTTTTCTCTTTGCATCTTCCTGCCACAGTTATGTCAAGGGACAGATACCGCACCATTTCATGGAATTTGCACATGAGTCACCCAGATGCAGAcaaggaaaatgacaaaaagaggGGCACAGCTGAACATGACCAGCTTTTCAGGATCAGACCCCTCTTGGACACCATCCGTATTGCGTGCAAAACCTTTTATCATCCTAGAAGAAGTTTAGCTGTGAAGGAAAGACTGGTGGCATGCAGAGCAAATGCAGGAATGACACGGTTCACGAAACCAAAGCCAACAAAGCTGGGCTTCAAGTTTTTTGTCCTCGCTGACTCATCAAATGAATATACTGTGGACCTCTCTGTGTACACGGGCAAAAACAGCTTCCCTACAGGCCATGGGATTTCATACAATGCTGTGAAGTCTCTTCTGGACAAGAAAGCTTTGGGCTCTGGGTACCATGTTTACATGGACGATTTCTTTACAAGTCCAAAGCTCTTAACAGACCTGCTTTCTATGAAGTTTGGTGCTTGTGGGACTTACAGAGACTACAGGAGGGGCTTCCCACAGAGCGCATCTAATTCACTGACCAAAAAGTCCACCAGGGGATCCATCAGGTGGATTCGGGATGGGCCTCTTGTGTGTGTGAAGTGGATGGACAAAAAAGAGGTGTCTGTTTGTTCCACCATCCATGCTGCCTATACAGGAGACCGTGTGCAAAGAAAAGTGAAAGCACAAGATACATGGAGGACAAAGACTTTTCCGTGTCCCTCACCTGTGACTGCGTACAACCACCACATGGCAGGTGTCGACCTGTCCGATCAGCTGTTGGAGTATTTCACTGCACAGCACAAAACCATGAAGTGGTACAGAAAAGTCTTTCTACACTTCTTGGACATTGCTGCCACCAACGCTTTCATATTGCACAAGGAGCTACACGGCAACATGACGCACAAGGAGTTTATGGAGCAGCTTGTTGCAGATCTCTGTGGTGTGTCTCAGAAAGAAGCACCGAAACAGACCAGTATTGACCACGTGCCGGTTCCAGGAGCTGAGCTGACCTCGGATGTCAGAAAAATCGCCACTTCCGGTCGCCGCATATGTGCGCATTGCAAAGCAGTGTTTGGCAAGAAGCAACAGACACCTTGGAAATGTCAGGCATGTGATGTTCACTTGTGTCTTCAGTTGAACAGGAACTGTTTCCAGGAATGGCACaaaagtgtgtga